From Medicago truncatula cultivar Jemalong A17 chromosome 7, MtrunA17r5.0-ANR, whole genome shotgun sequence, a single genomic window includes:
- the LOC112416693 gene encoding uncharacterized protein, producing the protein MERWGWVEGGNGWVWRRRLLAWEEESMRECITLLDNIVLQVHIQDRWRWLLDPVHGYSVDGTYRFLTNLEVQVANDAFIDVWHKLVPTKVLLFAWRLLQDRNPTRANLVRRLILQPNDNLCVGGCGLSETTGHLFIGCESFGSVWVLLCHWLGFSFVPPGSIKDHYIQFTHLAGLSRSTHVFFKVIWLACVWAIWKERNNRVFNDTVIDLLHIVEKVKLNSFLWLSSNIEPIAFGFYDWWRHPLYCMGVI; encoded by the coding sequence ATGGAGCGTTGGGGGTGGGTTGAGGGCGGCAATGGGTGGGTTTGGAGACGGCGGTTGCTAGCCTGGGAGGAGGAGAGTATGAGGGAGTGTATCACTTTACTGgataacattgttttgcaggttcATATTCAGGACCGTTGGCGGTGGTTACTAGATCCTGTTCATGGATATAGTGTTGATGGGACTTATCGTTTTCTCACAAATTTGGAAGTACAGGTGGCTAATGATGCTTTTATTGACGTGTGGCACAAATTGGTTCCGACAAAAGTGTTGCTTTTTGCTTGGCGGCTGCTTCAAGATAGAAATCCTACAAGAGCAAACTTGGTGCGTCGTCTCATTCTTCAACCAAACGACAATTTGTGTGTTGGAGGGTGTGGACTATCCGAGACGACGGGTCATCTCTTCATCGGATGCGAATCTTTTGGTAGTGTTTGGGTTTTACTTTGTCACTGGCTTGGGTTTTCTTTTGTTCCTCCAGGTTCTATTAAGGATCATTACATTCAGTTTACTCATTTGGCGGGTTTGTCTAGATCTACTCATGTGTTTTTTAAGGTTATATGGCTTGCTTGTGTTTGGGCAATATGGAAGGAGCGAAACAACCGTGTTTTCAATGATACGGTTATTGATCTGTTACATATTGTTGAAAAAGTTAAGTTAAATTCTTTTCTCTGGCTTTCTTCGAATATTGAGCCTATTGCTTTCGGCTTTTACGATTGGTGGAGACATCCCCTTTATTGTATGGGTGTGATTTAA
- the LOC11436257 gene encoding protein NUCLEAR FUSION DEFECTIVE 4 yields the protein MVGESRKWVVLIATIWIQAFTGTNFDFSSYSSEMKSVLDITQLQLNSLSVASDMGKAFGWCSGVTLMYFPLWVVLIMSAFLGLLGYGFQWLVIQRLITLPYYLVFFLCLIAGCSICWFNTVCYVLCIKNFTRNRSLALSLSVSFNGVSAALFTLIANAINSNNDTLYLLLNALVPLLISLLVLPPILYQPQPQQNSSDTLHCRDRDSLIFLCLNILALVTGIYLLFLYSLSSSPTVARAILVGAVFLLAMLLFLPYIVYSREWSCFTLPTSFSLYESSFARIDNNDEHELHKELISMEDNDAMNSGSVQSMMIEKSFCFASVLEKEKLTMLGEEHTTKMLIRRWDFWLYYIAYFCGGTIGLVYSNNLGQISQSLGHGSLTSSLVTLYSTCSFFGRLLAAVPDLFSSKIHFARTGWFAAALIPTPIAFILLAISGTKTTLQLGTSLIGLSSGFVFSAAVSITSELFGPNSVGMNHNILITNIPLGSCLYGLLAALVYDSNATSRRDSIWLREMSMCMGRKCYMQTFIWWSCISIVGLVSSFLLFLRTKQAYDGYERNKTRNRIQAS from the exons atggttGGAGAATCAAGAAAGTGGGTGGTGCTAATAGCAACAATTTGGATACAAGCATTCACAGGGACAAACTTTGACTTCTCATCATATTCATCTGAGATGAAATCAGTTCTTGATATAACTCAGCTTCAGCTTAATTCTCTCTCAGTTGCATCAGATATGGGGAAAGCATTTGGTTGGTGTTCTGGTGTCACACTCATGTATTTTCCATTGTGGGTGGTTTTGATCATGTCTGCTTTTTTAGGGCTTCTTGGTTATGGTTTTCAATGGCTTGTCATTCAAAGACTCATTACTTTGCCTTATTATCTG GTATTTTTTCTGTGCTTAATTGCAGGGTGTAGCATCTGCTGGTTCAACACCGTCTGCTATGTATTATGCATAAAAAATTTCACAAGAAACCGTTCACTTGCATTATCTTTGAGTGTTAGTTTCAATGGTGTAAGTGCAGCTTTATTTACTCTCATTGCCAATGCAATAAACTCAAACAACGACACTCTCTATCTCTTGCTCAATGCCCTTGTTCCTCTCCTCATTTCCTTATTAGTACTCCCTCCAATTCTTTACCAACCACAGCCTCAGCAAAATTCCTCCGACACCCTTCATTGTCGCGACCGCGATTCCTTAATTTTCCTTTGCCTCAACATCCTTGCCCTTGTTACAGGCATCTACCTCCTCTTCCTATATTCCCTCTCATCGTCCCCAACCGTAGCTCGTGCTATCCTTGTCGGCGCGGTTTTTCTCCTGGCAATGCTTTTATTCTTGCCATACATTGTTTATTCAAGAGAATGGTCTTGTTTCACCCTCCCTACAAGCTTTTCTTTATATGAGTCAAGTTTCGCTCGTATTGACAATAATGATGAACATGAGCTTCACAAAGAACTAATTAGTATGGAGGATAATGATGCAATGAATAGTGGAAGTGTACAAAGCATGATGATAGAGAAGAGTTTTTGTTTTGCTAGTGTATTGGAAAAAGAGAAACTTACAATGCTTGGCGAAGAGCATACAACTAAGATGTTGATTCGTAGGTGGGATTTTTGGCTATATTACATTGCATATTTTTGTGGAGGAACAATTGGATTGGTTTATAGTAATAACTTGGGCCAAATTTCTCAATCACTTGGACATGGTTCTCTCACAAGTTCTCTTGTCACACTTTATTCTACATGTTCCTTTTTTGGTCGCCTTCTAGCAGCCGTACCTGATTTATTCAGCAG CAAGATACACTTTGCGAGAACTGGATGGTTTGCTGCAGCCTTGATACCAACACCAATTGCCTTCATTTTACTAGCCATATCTGGCACtaaaacaacattacaattagGCACAAGCTTAATTGGATTAAGTTCTGGCTTTGTATTTTCTGCCGCAGTTTCTATTACATCAGAATTATTTGGTCCAAACAGTGTTGGTATGAACCACAATATCCTCATCACAAACATTCCTTTAGGTTCATGTCTTTATGGCCTTCTTGCAGCATTGGTTTATGACTCAAATGCCACAAGCAGAAGAGATTCAATATGGCTGCGTGAGATGTCAATGTGCATGGGAAGGAAATGCTATATGCAGACATTTATATGGTGGAGTTGCATTTCAATTGTTGGATTGGTTTCAAGCTTCTTGCTTTTCTTAAGGACTAAGCAAGCTTATGACggttatgaaagaaataaaactaGAAACAGAATACAGGCAAGTTAG
- the LOC11436256 gene encoding uncharacterized protein: MTLTKRYVLRLFISIKYITANVVDRNSGRIVATSSTAEHDIKQSLECGRSCNAKAAAVVGEVLARRLKVEGLNEGEGRGIHVNVNKEIEKKGFKSQTKILAVVNALKYNGVKLVRDDEDDGNNP, encoded by the coding sequence ATGACTTTAACGAAACGGTATGTGCTGAGATTGTTCATATCAATAAAGTACATTACTGCAAATGTGGTAGATCGAAACAGCGGACGAATAGTAGCAACATCATCCACCGCTGAACATGACATCAAGCAGTCTCTCGAGTGTGGCCGGTCCTGCAATGCAAAAGCAGCTGCTGTTGTTGGGGAAGTATTGGCCAGACGGCTCAAAGTTGAGGGGCTTAATGAAGGAGAAGGAAGAGGTATTCATGTAAATGTAAATAAGGAAATAGAAAAGAAAGGATTTAAGAGCCAAACCAAGATTTTGGCTGTGGTAAATGCTCTTAAGTACAATGGTGTTAAACTCGTCcgtgatgatgaagatgatggaaaTAATCCCTGA